The following proteins are encoded in a genomic region of Micropterus dolomieu isolate WLL.071019.BEF.003 ecotype Adirondacks linkage group LG04, ASM2129224v1, whole genome shotgun sequence:
- the coq7 gene encoding 5-demethoxyubiquinone hydroxylase, mitochondrial isoform X2 — protein MLDRILRVDHAGEYGANRIYAGQMAVLGRSRTGPLIQEMWDQEKKHLEKFNEILSENRVRPTALLPLWNIAGFALGASTALLGKEGAMACTVAVEESISEHYNSQIRALMEKDPERYTELLQVIKEFRDDEMDHHDTGLEHDAEKVPGYWLLKNAIQLGCKAAICLSERL, from the exons ATGTTGGACCGAATCCTGCGCGTGGACCATGCGGGTGAATATGGGGCCAACCGCATCTACGCAGGCCAGATGGCGGTGTTGGGTCGGTCTAGGACTGGACCTCTCATCCAG gaAATGTGGGATCAAGAAAAGAAACACCTTGAGAAATTTAATGAGATTCTGTCTGAGAACAGAGTTCGTCCCACAGCACTGTTACCCCTCTGGAATATCGCTGGGTTTGCTTTAG GTGCGTCCACCGCACTGCTGGGAAAAGAGGGGGCCATGGCCTGCACTGTGGCGGTGGAGGAGAGTATTTCAGAGCACTACAACAGCCAGATAAGAGCCTTGATGGAGAAGGACCCAGAGAGATACACTGAACTATTACAA GTTATAAAGGAATTCAGAGATGATGAGATGGACCATCATGATACTGGTTTGGAGCATGATGCTGAAAAA gtgCCTGGATACTGGCTGCTAAAAAATGCAATACAGCTAGGCTGCAAAGCTGCAATATGTCTTTCTGAACGTCTCTAA
- the coq7 gene encoding 5-demethoxyubiquinone hydroxylase, mitochondrial isoform X1, producing the protein MQIAVRTALIGSNVVGPAMIRQCLKCRVSLQLSSRAYSVIPPPRDSEEKEMLDRILRVDHAGEYGANRIYAGQMAVLGRSRTGPLIQEMWDQEKKHLEKFNEILSENRVRPTALLPLWNIAGFALGASTALLGKEGAMACTVAVEESISEHYNSQIRALMEKDPERYTELLQVIKEFRDDEMDHHDTGLEHDAEKVPGYWLLKNAIQLGCKAAICLSERL; encoded by the exons ATGCAAATAGCCGTACGTACAGCTTTAATCGGCTCTAATGTTGTCGGTCCAGCAATGATTCGCCAGTGTTTAAAATGTAGAG TGTCCTTGCAGCTGAGCTCACGTGCTTACAGTGTGATCCCGCCCCCACGCGACAGTGAGGAGAAGGAGATGTTGGACCGAATCCTGCGCGTGGACCATGCGGGTGAATATGGGGCCAACCGCATCTACGCAGGCCAGATGGCGGTGTTGGGTCGGTCTAGGACTGGACCTCTCATCCAG gaAATGTGGGATCAAGAAAAGAAACACCTTGAGAAATTTAATGAGATTCTGTCTGAGAACAGAGTTCGTCCCACAGCACTGTTACCCCTCTGGAATATCGCTGGGTTTGCTTTAG GTGCGTCCACCGCACTGCTGGGAAAAGAGGGGGCCATGGCCTGCACTGTGGCGGTGGAGGAGAGTATTTCAGAGCACTACAACAGCCAGATAAGAGCCTTGATGGAGAAGGACCCAGAGAGATACACTGAACTATTACAA GTTATAAAGGAATTCAGAGATGATGAGATGGACCATCATGATACTGGTTTGGAGCATGATGCTGAAAAA gtgCCTGGATACTGGCTGCTAAAAAATGCAATACAGCTAGGCTGCAAAGCTGCAATATGTCTTTCTGAACGTCTCTAA